A genomic region of Irregularibacter muris contains the following coding sequences:
- the pgsA gene encoding CDP-diacylglycerol--glycerol-3-phosphate 3-phosphatidyltransferase, which translates to MNTANRLTILRVLLIPVFMIFVLIDVPNYRYIAAFIFFIAALTDSLDGYIARSRNQITVFGKFMDPLADKLLISAALISLVELGEISSWAAMIIIAREFAITGFRILAAADGIVIAASWWGKIKTITQIVAIISILLNNFPFSLIGFPFSRITLGLAVVFTIISGIDYIYINRKIFIENDNK; encoded by the coding sequence ATGAATACTGCAAATCGATTAACTATTCTAAGAGTATTATTGATTCCAGTTTTTATGATTTTTGTACTTATTGATGTGCCCAACTATCGTTATATTGCTGCTTTTATTTTCTTTATTGCGGCCTTAACCGATAGTTTAGATGGCTATATTGCACGAAGTAGGAATCAAATTACTGTATTTGGAAAATTTATGGATCCTTTAGCGGATAAATTACTTATTAGTGCCGCTTTAATATCTTTGGTTGAGCTAGGAGAAATTTCATCTTGGGCAGCAATGATTATTATTGCTAGAGAATTTGCTATTACAGGTTTTCGAATTTTAGCTGCTGCAGATGGTATTGTAATTGCAGCTAGCTGGTGGGGAAAAATAAAAACCATTACTCAAATCGTGGCTATTATTTCAATTCTTTTAAACAATTTCCCCTTTTCTTTAATAGGATTTCCTTTTAGTAGAATCACTTTGGGGTTGGCAGTAGTTTTCACCATTATTTCGGGTATAGATTATATTTATATTAATAGAAAAATATTTATTGAAAATGATAATAAGTAA
- a CDS encoding YlmC/YmxH family sporulation protein, with product MRWQDMKNKEIINITTGERLGIFGDCDIEFDINDGRIKSILIPESKGYFSFASDKKMYSLPWGKIKKIGPDMILIEE from the coding sequence ATGCGCTGGCAAGATATGAAAAATAAAGAAATCATCAATATTACCACTGGAGAGAGACTAGGGATTTTTGGTGATTGTGATATCGAATTTGATATTAATGATGGTAGAATAAAATCAATCTTAATTCCTGAAAGTAAGGGGTATTTTTCCTTTGCATCAGATAAAAAGATGTATAGTCTGCCCTGGGGAAAAATAAAAAAAATAGGACCAGATATGATACTCATAGAAGAGTAG
- the dut gene encoding dUTP diphosphatase codes for MEKCKIKIINQSKYSLPQYQTQGSAGMDLYADINKNILLKPGERVLIPTGIFISMPIGYEAQIRARSGLSIKHGITLINGIGTIDSDYRGEIKIIVINLGQEDYVFQPGERIAQMVIKKYIMAEWELVDHLDQTPRGVGGFGHSGK; via the coding sequence TTGGAAAAATGTAAAATTAAAATTATTAATCAATCAAAATACAGCTTACCGCAATACCAAACCCAAGGTTCAGCTGGTATGGACTTATATGCAGATATTAATAAGAATATATTATTAAAACCGGGAGAAAGAGTACTTATTCCCACGGGGATATTCATTTCAATGCCTATAGGATATGAAGCACAAATAAGAGCGCGTAGTGGACTATCAATTAAACATGGCATAACATTGATCAATGGTATAGGAACAATTGATTCAGATTATAGGGGTGAAATTAAGATAATTGTAATAAATTTAGGCCAAGAAGATTATGTTTTTCAACCAGGGGAAAGAATTGCACAAATGGTGATCAAAAAATACATTATGGCAGAATGGGAATTAGTAGATCATTTAGACCAAACACCAAGAGGAGTAGGTGGTTTTGGTCATTCGGGAAAATAA
- a CDS encoding competence/damage-inducible protein A: protein MNGEIICIGTEILLGDTLNTNSKYLSQELSHLGINVFYHSVVGDNPERLESTIELALQRSDIIIATGGLGPTQDDLTKETFSHLLKIPLVPHHSSLEHIQAIFNCSHSKMTENNIKQSYIPLGSTPIPNDKGTAPGVIIEKDDKVIILLPGPPKEMKHMFSIHVKPFLAQKTETHFFSRYYRIIGVGESTLESELMDIIDKQYNPTIATYAGNHEVLLRLTANADSQEQASQILQPFEDIIMKRMGENIYGGKNDLLETIVGKLLLAKNRSFSIAESCTGGLVASKLTKIPDISKVFHSGVVCYSNDAKENIIGVSPETIEKYGAVSAETAKELCQKLFLHTKTDIVMAITGIAGPGGSTETKPVGLVYIGMLYKGDILVKELRLRGDREDIQERAAKLALNLLREKLNTIV from the coding sequence ATGAATGGAGAAATAATATGTATAGGAACAGAAATTTTGTTAGGAGATACCTTAAATACCAATTCAAAATATCTTTCTCAAGAACTATCTCATTTGGGTATTAATGTGTTCTACCATTCTGTTGTAGGAGATAATCCTGAAAGATTAGAAAGCACTATTGAGTTAGCTCTTCAACGTTCAGATATTATTATTGCTACGGGAGGTCTAGGACCTACTCAAGATGACTTAACTAAAGAAACTTTTTCCCATTTACTAAAAATTCCCTTAGTCCCACATCATTCATCATTAGAACATATCCAAGCTATTTTTAATTGTAGTCATAGCAAGATGACAGAAAATAACATAAAACAAAGTTACATACCTTTAGGAAGTACACCCATACCTAATGATAAAGGTACAGCCCCAGGAGTAATTATCGAAAAAGATGATAAAGTGATTATACTATTACCAGGACCACCAAAGGAAATGAAACATATGTTCTCTATCCATGTTAAACCCTTTCTCGCCCAAAAAACCGAGACTCATTTTTTTTCAAGATACTATAGGATTATAGGAGTGGGAGAATCCACATTAGAAAGTGAGCTTATGGATATAATCGATAAACAGTATAATCCAACTATAGCTACTTATGCTGGAAATCACGAAGTCCTCTTAAGACTTACCGCTAATGCTGATAGTCAAGAACAGGCAAGTCAAATTTTACAGCCCTTTGAAGATATTATTATGAAAAGAATGGGGGAAAATATTTATGGGGGCAAAAATGATTTACTGGAAACTATAGTGGGAAAACTATTATTAGCTAAAAATAGATCATTTTCTATAGCTGAATCTTGTACAGGGGGCTTAGTGGCTAGCAAGCTAACAAAAATCCCAGATATTTCAAAAGTTTTTCACAGTGGTGTTGTCTGTTATTCAAATGATGCCAAAGAAAATATCATAGGAGTATCTCCTGAAACTATTGAGAAATATGGGGCTGTAAGTGCAGAAACTGCAAAGGAGCTGTGTCAGAAGCTATTTTTACATACGAAAACAGATATTGTCATGGCTATTACCGGCATAGCAGGACCAGGGGGGAGTACAGAAACTAAACCTGTGGGGTTAGTTTATATTGGAATGCTGTATAAGGGAGATATCCTAGTAAAAGAATTACGTTTGCGAGGAGATAGAGAGGACATTCAGGAAAGAGCCGCCAAATTAGCGTTAAATCTGCTTAGGGAAAAACTTAATACTATTGTTTGA
- a CDS encoding ClpP family protease produces the protein MKEKIKEDINNNKEESSNKSDQTIESIEKLGQLNIPTFKSNIQNIVIIGQIEGHMVSPPQNKTTKYEHIIPQLLGIDENPDIDGLLLLLNTMGGDVEAGLAISELISSLSKPSVSIVLGGGHSIGVPLSVSTDYSFIVPTATMTIHPIRMSGLVIGVPQTFAYFNKMQERVVKFIARNSSMTEEKFRNLMLNTGELANDIGTILIGKEAVQYGLIDEVGGLAQAREKLQELIRLNKKD, from the coding sequence ATGAAGGAAAAAATAAAGGAAGATATAAATAACAATAAAGAAGAAAGTTCTAATAAAAGTGACCAAACAATTGAATCTATTGAAAAATTAGGCCAATTAAACATACCAACTTTTAAATCTAATATACAGAATATAGTGATTATAGGACAAATTGAGGGGCATATGGTTTCTCCACCACAAAATAAAACTACAAAATATGAACATATTATTCCTCAACTTTTAGGTATTGATGAAAATCCTGATATTGATGGGTTATTACTTTTACTCAATACCATGGGGGGAGATGTAGAGGCAGGATTAGCTATTTCTGAACTTATTTCAAGTCTTTCAAAACCCAGTGTATCCATTGTGCTAGGTGGAGGACACAGCATTGGAGTACCTTTATCTGTATCCACAGATTATTCATTTATTGTACCGACGGCTACAATGACTATTCACCCAATAAGAATGTCAGGATTAGTTATTGGAGTCCCTCAAACCTTTGCCTACTTTAATAAAATGCAAGAGAGGGTAGTAAAGTTTATAGCAAGAAATTCTAGCATGACAGAGGAGAAATTTAGAAACTTAATGCTCAATACAGGCGAATTAGCCAACGATATAGGAACAATTCTAATTGGTAAAGAGGCTGTTCAGTATGGACTCATTGATGAAGTTGGTGGACTGGCTCAGGCTAGAGAAAAATTACAAGAATTAATTAGGCTAAATAAAAAGGATTAA
- the dapG gene encoding aspartate kinase yields MRIIIQKFGGTSIGTKHLREQIVKKVINAKQQNTSPIVVVSAMGRKGDPYSTDTLIQLLDSQKSVSSRDLDLMMSCGEIISSVIVAANLSHNGCDAIPLTGGQAGIITNNQFGKAKITEVDTNNLLDILKKDIVPVVAGFQGITKEGYITTLGRGGSDITASILGKALQAECVEIYTDVDGIMTADPRLVPNAQVLSTVGYDEVFQLAESGAKVIHPKAVEISMRCDIPIYIRNTKNNSPGTLISHYNKIHKDEESLNVVTGIAHIYQKAQVKIPMTQKLLKSNFDSILFSEIANNNISIDLMNIFPEEKVFIIDDRDIYIFGKLMEKLQCSYTIIKNCCKLTLIGNEMRGVPGIMARIITVLSKKNIQVLQTSDSHTTISCLIKEEDVPIAIKALHAEFDLG; encoded by the coding sequence ATGAGGATTATTATTCAAAAGTTTGGTGGTACTTCCATTGGTACAAAACATTTAAGAGAGCAAATTGTAAAAAAAGTCATAAATGCTAAACAACAAAACACTTCCCCTATAGTGGTGGTATCAGCCATGGGCAGGAAGGGTGATCCTTACTCAACAGATACATTGATTCAACTCTTAGATTCCCAAAAATCAGTTTCAAGTAGGGATTTAGATTTAATGATGTCCTGTGGGGAAATCATATCTTCTGTAATTGTAGCAGCCAATCTTAGTCATAACGGGTGTGATGCTATCCCTTTAACAGGGGGGCAGGCAGGTATAATTACCAACAATCAGTTTGGTAAGGCTAAAATTACAGAGGTAGATACAAACAATTTATTGGATATCTTAAAAAAAGATATTGTACCCGTAGTTGCTGGTTTTCAGGGTATAACTAAAGAAGGATATATAACTACACTGGGAAGAGGTGGTAGTGATATAACGGCTTCTATACTGGGTAAGGCATTACAAGCAGAGTGTGTTGAGATTTATACCGATGTAGACGGTATAATGACTGCTGATCCCAGATTAGTTCCCAATGCACAAGTACTTTCTACCGTGGGCTATGATGAAGTATTTCAATTAGCAGAATCTGGCGCCAAAGTAATTCATCCCAAAGCAGTAGAAATTTCTATGAGATGTGACATTCCTATATATATTAGAAATACTAAGAACAACTCTCCGGGAACTTTAATTAGTCATTATAATAAAATACATAAAGATGAAGAGTCTCTTAATGTAGTTACTGGAATTGCTCATATTTATCAAAAAGCTCAGGTGAAAATTCCAATGACTCAGAAATTGCTAAAAAGCAATTTTGATTCTATTCTTTTTTCTGAAATTGCGAATAACAATATTAGTATAGACTTAATGAATATCTTTCCAGAAGAGAAAGTTTTTATCATTGATGACAGGGATATTTATATTTTTGGAAAGTTAATGGAGAAACTACAATGTTCCTACACTATAATTAAAAACTGTTGTAAGCTTACCCTAATAGGGAATGAGATGAGGGGAGTGCCTGGAATAATGGCAAGAATTATTACAGTGCTTTCTAAAAAAAATATTCAGGTATTACAAACCTCTGATTCCCACACGACCATATCCTGCTTGATAAAAGAGGAGGATGTACCGATAGCTATAAAGGCATTGCATGCAGAATTTGATTTAGGATAA
- the mnmH gene encoding tRNA 2-selenouridine(34) synthase MnmH has protein sequence MKVISVEDTIYCKKSLIIDVRSPSEYEESTIPGAINIPLFTNKEREELGTLYHTDKELAYEKGFKIGCSKLYDIYEQVKALIEFKEQKVIIFCWRGGMRSKSIATNLSITGLNVFQLKGGYKAYRRFILQNLDKFKDKFYYYNLHGHTGVGKTILLNALKEKGEPVLDLEELAKNRGSIFGSMGLGKPQSQKMFDSLLFNELSNNTKDYFFIESESKRIGNIMLPDFLVDSMNKGEHILIKSSIEKRIQNIKKEYLPLENKDNITSLILHNKFIIKKMGKDWVNQLLQSLYNEDYDYFIKMLLVDYYDPLYSFSEEKYQPYISTIYMDDFQKVANLLREKINNIDRNSNV, from the coding sequence ATGAAAGTAATATCAGTTGAAGATACGATATATTGTAAAAAGTCCCTGATTATAGATGTCAGATCACCCTCTGAATATGAAGAGAGCACCATACCTGGTGCTATAAACATTCCATTATTTACAAATAAGGAAAGAGAAGAATTAGGAACCTTATATCATACAGATAAAGAATTAGCTTATGAAAAAGGTTTTAAAATAGGATGTTCTAAACTATATGATATCTATGAACAAGTAAAGGCATTAATAGAATTTAAAGAACAAAAGGTGATTATTTTTTGTTGGCGAGGGGGAATGAGAAGTAAATCTATTGCAACAAATTTGAGCATAACAGGTTTAAATGTTTTTCAATTAAAGGGAGGATACAAAGCTTATAGAAGATTTATTCTTCAAAATCTAGATAAATTTAAAGATAAATTTTACTACTACAATCTTCATGGCCACACTGGGGTAGGTAAAACCATTTTATTAAATGCTTTAAAGGAAAAAGGAGAACCTGTGTTGGATTTAGAAGAATTAGCAAAAAATAGGGGATCTATATTTGGTAGCATGGGTCTAGGTAAACCTCAAAGTCAAAAAATGTTTGACTCTTTACTCTTTAATGAATTAAGCAATAATACAAAGGACTACTTCTTTATTGAATCTGAAAGTAAGAGAATCGGGAATATTATGTTACCAGATTTTTTAGTAGATTCTATGAATAAGGGAGAACATATTTTAATTAAATCCAGTATAGAAAAAAGAATTCAAAATATTAAAAAGGAATATTTGCCTTTAGAGAATAAGGATAATATAACTTCGCTAATTCTTCATAACAAATTTATTATAAAGAAAATGGGAAAAGATTGGGTAAACCAACTTTTACAATCCTTATATAATGAGGATTATGATTATTTTATAAAGATGCTTTTAGTAGACTATTATGATCCTCTTTATAGTTTTTCAGAAGAGAAATATCAGCCCTATATTTCAACTATTTATATGGATGATTTTCAAAAAGTAGCAAACTTATTGAGAGAGAAGATAAATAATATTGACAGAAATTCTAATGTATAA
- a CDS encoding polysaccharide deacetylase family protein — protein MKMYFIPFNKKLFIIIGIIIVAILIISATLLSPQSISIFNPKPIYEVETGRDEIALTCNVVWGTEFIPPMLDILKNENVKMTFYIGGKWAEDNPELLKRIFSEGHEIGNHGYDHKKHTQLNDTDNTNEIVNAEEAIYEVLGFKTNLFAPPYGDINEKTTEIAEKLGYKVIMWSIDTIDWKYKDPKVIYDRVFKQKLEGGIVLTHPTDGTVKALPSIIKTIKEKNVDLVTVSELIKE, from the coding sequence ATGAAAATGTACTTTATCCCGTTTAATAAGAAACTATTTATAATCATCGGTATTATAATAGTAGCAATTTTAATTATTTCTGCAACTCTTTTATCACCTCAATCTATAAGTATTTTTAATCCTAAACCTATTTATGAGGTGGAAACAGGAAGAGATGAAATTGCCTTGACCTGTAATGTAGTATGGGGAACGGAGTTTATTCCACCAATGCTGGATATTCTTAAAAATGAAAATGTAAAGATGACTTTTTATATTGGGGGTAAATGGGCAGAGGACAATCCTGAACTTTTAAAAAGAATATTTTCTGAAGGACATGAAATTGGTAATCATGGTTATGATCATAAAAAACATACTCAGTTAAATGATACAGATAATACCAATGAAATAGTAAATGCTGAGGAGGCAATCTATGAAGTTCTTGGCTTTAAGACTAATCTTTTTGCTCCACCCTATGGGGATATTAATGAAAAAACCACCGAAATTGCAGAAAAACTTGGTTACAAGGTAATCATGTGGAGTATTGATACAATAGATTGGAAATACAAGGATCCTAAGGTTATATATGATAGAGTGTTTAAGCAAAAGTTGGAGGGAGGAATTGTATTAACCCATCCCACTGATGGAACTGTGAAAGCTTTACCCTCCATCATAAAAACCATTAAGGAAAAAAATGTTGACCTAGTGACTGTTTCAGAGCTTATAAAGGAATAA
- a CDS encoding FtsK/SpoIIIE family DNA translocase: MATKKRKKKKNKNNILKHEIIGLINLAMGIYGTYAVFIQNPGRVGMSLKFILGFILGKGSILFTLVLTFISLSLVIKCRPFKWSSKLSGIVIIIINYCILQYIFIVENLVSSPLNLDVIKISWNNAPYITRGGIIGLFFASTLDSLFSTVGSLIIILLGFAISFILLTQKSFMGYTKKVIETIHQWIKTVIDSILNFIKKPKDEPVKVIDSTPKSGDVENKIQQLDKKIKILDYTQEGDRNNPLEEDMQGMKEVALTEKEEEVNKISSLNYIHSEYKIPSINLLNNPAGEKVSNDKRQVINNARVLEKTLMDFGVKAKVVQVNMGPTITRYELQPSPGVKVSKIINLTDDIALNLAASGVRIEAPIPGKAAIGIEVPNPNTSTVFIRELIESDQFESFSSELAFAVGKDIAGQVLVTDLSKMPHMLIAGATGSGKSVCINSLITSILYKSTPDQVRLILIDPKVVELSVYNGIPHLLIPVVTDPKKAAGALNWAIQEMTDRYKKFAECGVRDLGGYNEMFKNDLNKKMPKILVIIDELADLMMVSPHEVEDAICRLAQMARAAGIHLVVATQRPSVDVITGVIKANIPSRVAFAVSSQMDSRTILDMGGAEKLLGKGDMLFYPVGTAKPMRIQGAFISDKEVEQIVEYIKSQNEVEYNHEIIEEIQSKNSIDTNSEDDELLPQAIELAIENQQISISMLQRRLRIGYARAARIIDEMEERNIIGGYEGSKPRKVLMQKEETQG, from the coding sequence ATGGCAACTAAAAAAAGGAAAAAGAAAAAAAATAAGAACAATATCTTAAAACATGAAATAATAGGTTTAATAAATCTTGCCATGGGAATATACGGTACTTATGCGGTATTTATACAAAATCCAGGGAGAGTTGGAATGTCCTTAAAGTTTATTTTAGGATTTATTTTAGGAAAAGGAAGTATACTTTTTACTCTTGTACTTACTTTTATCTCCTTATCCCTTGTCATAAAGTGTAGACCCTTTAAATGGAGTAGCAAGTTGAGCGGTATAGTCATAATTATTATTAATTATTGTATCTTGCAATATATTTTTATAGTGGAAAATTTAGTCTCCAGCCCTTTGAATTTAGATGTAATCAAAATTTCGTGGAATAATGCACCTTACATAACTAGAGGCGGTATTATTGGATTATTTTTTGCCTCTACATTAGATTCCTTGTTTTCTACAGTAGGATCATTAATTATTATCCTCCTTGGTTTCGCAATTTCTTTCATACTCCTTACCCAAAAATCCTTTATGGGATATACTAAAAAAGTTATAGAAACTATTCATCAGTGGATAAAGACGGTAATAGACAGTATCTTAAATTTCATAAAAAAACCTAAGGATGAGCCAGTTAAAGTTATAGATTCCACGCCAAAATCTGGTGATGTTGAAAATAAAATTCAACAATTAGATAAAAAAATAAAAATTCTTGACTACACCCAGGAAGGGGATAGAAATAACCCATTAGAAGAGGACATGCAAGGAATGAAAGAAGTTGCACTTACAGAAAAAGAGGAAGAGGTTAATAAAATTTCTTCCCTTAATTATATTCATTCTGAATATAAAATCCCATCTATCAACTTACTCAATAATCCTGCTGGGGAAAAAGTATCAAATGATAAACGACAAGTAATTAATAATGCTAGAGTATTAGAGAAAACACTGATGGATTTTGGGGTAAAGGCAAAAGTAGTTCAGGTAAATATGGGCCCAACCATTACCCGGTATGAATTGCAACCTAGCCCTGGGGTAAAAGTAAGTAAAATTATCAATTTAACCGATGACATCGCTTTAAATTTAGCAGCCTCAGGGGTTAGAATTGAGGCTCCAATACCAGGCAAAGCTGCTATCGGCATAGAGGTACCTAATCCCAATACATCTACAGTATTTATTAGAGAATTAATAGAATCAGATCAATTTGAGAGTTTTTCTTCTGAGTTAGCTTTTGCAGTAGGTAAGGATATTGCGGGGCAAGTTCTTGTTACAGATTTGTCTAAAATGCCTCATATGCTTATAGCCGGAGCCACTGGGTCAGGAAAAAGTGTATGTATAAATAGTTTAATTACCAGTATTTTATATAAATCTACCCCAGACCAAGTAAGACTTATTTTAATTGATCCTAAGGTTGTGGAGTTAAGTGTATATAATGGAATTCCCCATCTTTTAATTCCAGTAGTGACAGACCCTAAAAAAGCTGCTGGTGCATTAAATTGGGCAATTCAAGAAATGACTGATCGATATAAAAAATTTGCAGAATGTGGAGTACGAGATCTGGGTGGTTATAATGAGATGTTCAAAAATGACCTTAATAAAAAAATGCCTAAAATTTTAGTTATTATAGATGAATTAGCAGATTTAATGATGGTTTCCCCCCATGAAGTAGAAGATGCCATATGCAGACTAGCACAAATGGCAAGAGCAGCAGGCATTCATTTAGTCGTTGCAACACAACGACCCTCGGTAGATGTTATTACAGGAGTTATTAAGGCCAATATACCTTCTAGAGTGGCCTTTGCCGTCTCTTCTCAAATGGATTCGAGAACAATATTAGATATGGGAGGCGCAGAAAAACTTTTAGGAAAAGGGGATATGCTGTTTTATCCTGTAGGGACAGCCAAACCAATGAGAATTCAAGGTGCTTTTATTTCGGATAAAGAGGTGGAACAAATTGTAGAATATATTAAGAGTCAAAATGAGGTAGAATATAATCATGAAATCATAGAGGAAATACAGTCTAAAAATAGTATAGATACAAATTCTGAGGACGATGAATTATTACCACAAGCTATAGAATTAGCCATAGAAAATCAACAAATATCTATATCTATGTTGCAGAGACGATTAAGAATCGGCTATGCACGGGCTGCAAGAATCATTGACGAGATGGAGGAAAGAAATATTATAGGAGGATATGAGGGCAGCAAGCCTAGAAAGGTGTTAATGCAAAAGGAAGAAACACAAGGATAA